In one window of Halopiger aswanensis DNA:
- a CDS encoding dihydrodipicolinate synthase family protein, translated as MPATSLHDRFRDVAFTTAVPFTEDRTAVRDDALADNVSRLYEAGARLFIPCGNTGEYYALTDDERVDVVETHVAATGDEATIVGGAAGNVPEVTALANAYEDAGADAVMVMHPDHTYAHESGLLEYYDRICDVTDLGVVIYKRGPELTRDVLVELSEREEVVAIKFAVDDLKEFSQTVDDADGDVTWLNGIAERYALSFAIEGAEGYTTGVGNFVPEVTLELYDAIEAEEWDRARDLQQLLRPLEDIREESGTENDLAAANNVPVVKYGMDLAGYEGGPVRRPLVELAADDKARVEDQYATIDATELH; from the coding sequence ATGCCAGCGACTAGCTTACACGATCGGTTTCGAGACGTCGCCTTCACGACGGCCGTCCCGTTCACCGAGGACCGGACGGCCGTTCGCGACGACGCGCTCGCGGACAACGTCTCGCGGCTGTACGAGGCGGGCGCACGGCTGTTCATCCCGTGCGGGAATACCGGCGAGTACTACGCACTGACCGACGACGAGCGGGTCGACGTCGTCGAGACCCACGTCGCGGCGACCGGCGATGAGGCGACGATCGTCGGCGGCGCTGCGGGGAACGTTCCCGAAGTGACCGCCCTCGCGAACGCCTACGAAGATGCCGGCGCCGACGCGGTCATGGTGATGCACCCCGATCACACGTACGCGCACGAGTCGGGGCTCCTCGAGTACTACGACCGGATCTGTGATGTAACCGATCTCGGGGTCGTTATCTACAAGCGTGGCCCCGAACTCACCCGAGACGTGCTCGTCGAACTGAGCGAGCGCGAGGAGGTCGTCGCGATTAAGTTCGCCGTCGACGATCTCAAGGAGTTCTCCCAGACCGTCGACGACGCCGACGGCGACGTGACGTGGCTCAACGGCATCGCCGAACGGTACGCTCTCTCGTTCGCGATCGAGGGCGCCGAGGGGTATACGACCGGCGTCGGCAACTTCGTTCCCGAGGTGACGCTCGAACTCTACGACGCGATCGAAGCCGAGGAGTGGGACCGCGCCCGCGACCTCCAACAGCTGTTGCGCCCGCTCGAGGACATCCGGGAGGAATCCGGGACCGAAAACGACCTCGCGGCGGCGAACAACGTCCCCGTCGTCAAGTACGGGATGGACCTGGCGGGCTACGAGGGCGGCCCCGTTCGCCGCCCGCTCGTCGAACTCGCCGCCGACGACAAGGCTCGCGTCGAGGACCAGTACGCGACAATCGACGCGACTGAGCTGCACTAA
- a CDS encoding alpha/beta hydrolase family protein has protein sequence MTASHEMKQYLERLNGGTTREYGYEGQTGVAFAAWQDAIQKELASVLGLPAIRATGSSDPAPERLTTETKDGYERQTWQIRTEPDFRVPFDLLLPEASEPPYPVVLAIHGHCEDGRALTVGEIPADRPEIAEERRDFARQAVDRGYAALAPDMRAFGDLAGPEPDADGYRSCTRLQKVAQLFGRTLAGERVWDILQLLEFVERRSVLDAERIGIVGHSGGAAAAMFAAALDDRLAPVALNSYFCTFDASIVAIDHCECNYVPGIRRVGEMWDVAGAIAPRPLAVVTGDEDPIFPVEGTRRAFDELTEIYAAADAVDACDLTVASGVHRFYPDAVWPFVDARL, from the coding sequence ATGACAGCGTCCCACGAGATGAAACAGTACCTCGAGCGACTCAACGGAGGGACGACGCGCGAGTACGGTTACGAGGGGCAAACCGGCGTCGCGTTTGCGGCCTGGCAAGACGCTATCCAGAAAGAATTGGCGTCGGTACTCGGCCTCCCCGCGATTCGGGCGACCGGATCGTCCGACCCCGCTCCGGAACGTCTCACAACCGAAACGAAAGACGGGTACGAGCGCCAGACGTGGCAGATCCGGACGGAACCCGACTTTCGCGTTCCATTTGACCTTCTGCTTCCCGAGGCGAGCGAGCCGCCGTATCCGGTCGTGCTCGCGATTCACGGCCACTGCGAGGACGGGCGGGCGCTCACCGTCGGCGAGATCCCCGCGGATCGACCCGAGATCGCCGAGGAGCGGCGGGATTTTGCACGCCAAGCGGTGGACAGGGGCTACGCGGCCCTTGCACCGGATATGCGCGCGTTCGGCGACCTCGCCGGGCCGGAACCCGACGCCGACGGCTACCGATCGTGTACCCGACTGCAGAAGGTCGCACAACTGTTCGGGCGGACGCTGGCCGGCGAACGAGTCTGGGATATCCTGCAGTTGCTCGAGTTCGTCGAACGCCGATCGGTGCTGGACGCCGAGCGGATCGGTATCGTCGGCCACTCCGGCGGAGCCGCGGCCGCCATGTTCGCCGCGGCGCTCGACGATCGATTGGCACCGGTTGCGCTGAACTCGTACTTCTGTACGTTCGACGCGTCGATCGTCGCCATCGACCACTGCGAGTGTAACTACGTCCCCGGGATCCGCCGCGTCGGCGAGATGTGGGACGTTGCGGGCGCGATCGCCCCGCGGCCGCTCGCGGTCGTCACCGGCGACGAGGATCCGATTTTTCCCGTCGAGGGAACGAGACGGGCGTTCGACGAACTGACGGAGATCTACGCGGCGGCCGACGCGGTCGATGCGTGCGACCTGACCGTCGCCTCGGGCGTCCACCGGTTCTATCCGGATGCCGTGTGGCCGTTCGTCGACGCCAGGCTGTAA
- the dgoD gene encoding galactonate dehydratase has protein sequence MRVTDYELFAVPPRWQFLKLETSDGRVGWGEVYTKWHFAGDSEPATRNAVDQLMYQYVLGEDPSRIEYLWQAMYRSSFYRGGPVHMSAIAGIDEALWDLKGKAAGMPVYDLLGGAARDRIRLYHHVRAHGEDVSDPAAAAAEEAREHVEAGYDAVKLVPTDGLEPVDTPATVERAREIVGAVRDAVGPDVDVALDFHGRASKAMARRLATALEAFDPMFIEEPVTPEQDRELERVAEATTVPIATGERLYTRWDFRPLLEADAVDIVQPDVSSAGGITETKKIADAAETYDASIAPHCPIGPVALAASLHVDAAAPNALIQEQVILDDADALAYVKNDEIFEPTDGYLELPDGPGLGVEIDEERVRDRAGTNLGFDRSPGHRADGSVGER, from the coding sequence ATGCGCGTAACCGATTACGAGCTCTTCGCGGTGCCGCCGCGGTGGCAGTTCCTCAAACTCGAGACGAGCGACGGTCGCGTCGGCTGGGGCGAGGTCTACACCAAGTGGCACTTCGCGGGCGACAGCGAACCGGCGACGCGGAACGCGGTCGACCAGCTGATGTACCAGTACGTCCTCGGGGAGGATCCCAGCCGCATCGAGTATCTCTGGCAGGCGATGTACCGGAGCAGCTTCTACCGGGGCGGCCCGGTCCACATGAGCGCCATCGCCGGCATCGACGAAGCGCTGTGGGACCTGAAGGGGAAAGCAGCCGGGATGCCGGTCTACGACCTCCTCGGCGGCGCGGCCAGGGACCGGATTCGGCTCTATCACCACGTCAGGGCCCACGGCGAGGACGTGTCCGACCCGGCGGCCGCCGCAGCCGAAGAGGCTCGAGAGCACGTCGAGGCCGGCTACGACGCCGTCAAACTCGTGCCGACGGACGGCCTCGAGCCGGTCGACACACCTGCGACCGTCGAGCGAGCACGCGAGATCGTCGGCGCGGTTCGCGATGCGGTCGGCCCCGACGTCGACGTCGCGCTCGATTTCCACGGCCGCGCCTCGAAGGCGATGGCTCGCCGGCTAGCGACGGCGCTCGAGGCGTTCGATCCGATGTTCATCGAGGAACCGGTGACGCCGGAGCAGGACCGAGAACTCGAGCGGGTCGCCGAGGCGACGACGGTTCCGATCGCGACGGGCGAACGGCTCTACACGCGGTGGGACTTCCGGCCGCTCCTCGAGGCGGACGCCGTCGATATCGTCCAGCCCGACGTCTCGAGCGCGGGCGGCATCACCGAGACGAAAAAGATCGCCGACGCGGCCGAAACGTACGACGCCTCGATCGCGCCGCACTGCCCGATCGGCCCGGTGGCGCTGGCGGCGTCGCTGCACGTCGACGCGGCTGCGCCGAACGCGTTGATCCAAGAGCAGGTGATCCTCGACGATGCGGACGCGCTGGCGTACGTCAAAAACGACGAGATTTTCGAGCCGACCGACGGCTATCTCGAGCTTCCCGACGGACCGGGTCTCGGCGTCGAAATCGACGAGGAACGTGTCCGCGACCGTGCCGGAACGAACCTCGGCTTCGATCGCTCGCCCGGTCACCGAGCGGACGGCAGCGTCGGCGAGCGGTGA
- a CDS encoding mandelate racemase/muconate lactonizing enzyme family protein: protein MEITSLETIPLEHELPEGRGLGDARGFGRTRATTLVRLETDDGLVGWGEAFAPGQIAAATIDELFRDDVVGMDPFDVESLADGSYTDPYHFGGDVFVQSALSAIDVACWDIIGKSVGRPIHRLLGGRERDTLTPYASTMYYTAEDRPLEEPIREAVEEGFTAAKIKIGADPETDVERVRVAREILGDDGTLMVDMNGNYRPHQAIKTAKRIAEYDVAWIEEPVPPENPSGYRDVKAKVDVPLAAGEAHYGRFDFKRLIDDRQVDIVQPNLGRCGGLSEARLIADMASTENVAVRPHIWNSAVGMAAAIQFAASVSDYPHTRNVPEPMLIEFDRSTNPLRSELLEAPFDPAGGTLEVPQEPGLGISIDEDALATYRADE, encoded by the coding sequence ATGGAAATCACGTCACTCGAGACGATTCCGCTCGAACACGAGTTACCCGAAGGCCGCGGTCTCGGCGACGCCCGCGGATTCGGTCGCACCCGTGCAACTACGCTCGTCCGCCTCGAGACCGACGACGGACTGGTCGGCTGGGGCGAGGCGTTCGCACCCGGACAGATCGCCGCCGCCACGATCGACGAACTGTTCCGGGACGACGTAGTCGGCATGGATCCGTTCGACGTCGAGTCGCTGGCCGACGGCTCCTACACTGATCCGTACCACTTCGGCGGCGACGTCTTCGTCCAGAGCGCGCTGAGCGCGATCGACGTCGCCTGCTGGGACATCATCGGAAAGTCGGTCGGCCGGCCGATCCACCGGCTGCTCGGCGGCCGCGAGCGGGACACGCTGACCCCCTACGCCTCGACGATGTACTACACGGCCGAAGACCGACCGCTCGAGGAGCCGATCCGCGAGGCGGTCGAAGAGGGCTTTACCGCGGCCAAGATCAAGATCGGCGCGGATCCCGAGACTGACGTCGAACGGGTCCGTGTCGCCCGCGAAATTCTCGGCGATGACGGCACGCTCATGGTGGACATGAACGGGAACTACCGGCCCCATCAGGCGATCAAGACGGCGAAGCGAATAGCCGAGTACGACGTCGCCTGGATCGAGGAGCCGGTGCCGCCGGAGAACCCGTCGGGCTACCGCGACGTGAAGGCGAAGGTCGACGTGCCGCTGGCGGCCGGGGAAGCCCACTACGGCCGGTTCGATTTCAAGCGCCTGATCGACGACCGGCAGGTCGACATCGTCCAGCCGAACCTCGGGCGCTGCGGCGGGCTCTCCGAGGCCCGGTTGATCGCCGACATGGCCTCGACGGAGAACGTCGCCGTCAGACCCCACATCTGGAACAGCGCCGTCGGCATGGCCGCCGCGATCCAGTTCGCCGCCAGCGTCTCGGACTACCCCCACACCCGGAACGTGCCGGAGCCGATGCTGATCGAGTTCGACCGCAGCACCAACCCGCTGCGCAGCGAGTTGCTCGAGGCACCGTTCGACCCGGCCGGCGGCACGCTCGAGGTTCCCCAAGAGCCGGGACTGGGAATCTCGATCGACGAGGACGCGCTGGCGACGTACCGCGCCGACGAATAG
- a CDS encoding rhamnogalacturonan acetylesterase, whose translation MPSAPITVHLIGDSTAAEKEPDARPETGWGTPFAERFEDSVTVKNHARNGRSTRTFLEEDRWQPVVRDLTETHYVFIQFGHNDEVPSKEQYTPPDAFVANLEKFVDETRDCGANPVLLTPIARRHFDEAGELEDTHREYSELTRTVAQEHNVPLIDADERSRSLLRELGPDESKSLFLHLSPDEHPNYPDGVTDDTHFSEEGARRMADLVLEGVDDLELELAAHVVRYDR comes from the coding sequence ATGCCGTCAGCACCGATTACAGTCCACCTAATCGGAGACTCGACTGCCGCCGAGAAAGAGCCAGACGCCCGCCCCGAAACGGGCTGGGGAACCCCGTTCGCCGAACGATTCGAGGACTCGGTGACGGTCAAGAATCACGCCCGTAACGGGCGCAGCACCCGCACCTTCCTCGAGGAGGACCGCTGGCAGCCCGTGGTGCGCGACTTGACCGAGACGCACTACGTGTTCATTCAGTTCGGTCACAACGACGAGGTCCCATCCAAGGAACAGTACACACCCCCGGACGCGTTCGTCGCCAACCTCGAGAAGTTCGTCGACGAAACGCGTGATTGCGGGGCGAACCCGGTGTTACTCACGCCCATCGCGCGTCGCCACTTCGACGAGGCGGGCGAGCTGGAAGATACCCATCGGGAGTATTCGGAACTGACGCGCACCGTCGCCCAGGAGCACAACGTCCCGCTCATCGACGCGGACGAACGGAGTCGGTCGCTCCTGCGCGAACTGGGCCCCGACGAATCGAAATCGCTCTTCCTTCACCTGTCGCCGGACGAGCACCCGAACTATCCCGACGGCGTGACCGACGATACGCACTTCAGCGAGGAGGGCGCTCGACGGATGGCCGACCTGGTACTCGAGGGGGTCGATGACCTGGAGCTCGAGTTAGCCGCTCACGTCGTCCGGTACGATCGGTGA
- a CDS encoding ThuA domain-containing protein has product MTLQITVWNENVHEQESEDVAERYPNGIHGAIADALEAEGRTVRTATLQEPEHGLTVDVLAETDVLVWWSHCANDEVSDEVAQRVVDRVHEGMGFVPVHSGKNSKPFKQLMGTTCNIKYRHGGETERLWVADPGHPIADGLPESFEVPSTEMYGEPYDVPEPDRTVFISWFEGGEVFRSGICYRRGRGRIFAFRPGHEEYPIFYQDEIRQVLDNAVDWAAPTEGSDAVWGEVEPIEELDGGH; this is encoded by the coding sequence ATGACGCTGCAGATCACGGTCTGGAACGAGAACGTCCACGAGCAGGAGAGCGAGGACGTCGCCGAACGGTACCCGAACGGTATCCACGGCGCCATCGCCGACGCCCTCGAGGCCGAGGGTCGAACCGTCCGAACGGCGACGCTGCAGGAACCGGAACACGGACTCACCGTAGACGTCCTCGCCGAAACCGACGTCCTCGTCTGGTGGTCCCACTGCGCGAACGACGAAGTCAGCGACGAGGTCGCCCAGCGCGTCGTCGACCGCGTCCACGAGGGTATGGGGTTCGTCCCCGTCCACTCCGGGAAGAACTCGAAGCCGTTCAAGCAACTGATGGGGACGACCTGTAACATCAAGTACCGCCACGGCGGCGAGACGGAGCGGCTCTGGGTCGCCGACCCCGGGCACCCGATCGCCGACGGGCTCCCCGAATCGTTCGAGGTGCCGTCGACGGAGATGTACGGCGAACCCTACGACGTTCCGGAGCCCGACAGAACCGTCTTCATTTCGTGGTTCGAGGGCGGCGAGGTGTTCCGCTCGGGCATCTGTTATCGACGCGGCCGCGGGCGCATCTTCGCGTTTCGGCCCGGCCACGAGGAGTATCCGATCTTCTACCAGGACGAGATTCGGCAGGTACTCGACAACGCCGTCGACTGGGCTGCTCCGACCGAGGGAAGCGACGCAGTGTGGGGCGAGGTCGAACCGATCGAGGAACTCGACGGCGGGCACTGA
- a CDS encoding LLM class flavin-dependent oxidoreductase, with the protein MKFGIFPVEGGQSWDGVVEHCQLAEDVGFESCWVNDHQATEGENYWPSPLTRLTSIGTGTEELELVTSVLILPLYHPLHVAQRAAMLDNISNGRLTLGVGLGYVEEEFEAFDVPMDERAGRMIEGLRFLDEFLSSDQPITFECPFFSVEDWQPLPPTVQQPRPDLWVGGWGDKQIARSVKFSDAWVPGVVADLGIVEDRKEQQREHIADTDQSWEEIEHPLMREAVIAETEEEVMERKEYVHRTYIDEYGGEFSHPLMTADSVEDFEELADDRFIYGTPEQIVEQITSIQERFPLDHLALRFHHSGMPKDLVEDQIRLFGEEVIPEFE; encoded by the coding sequence ATGAAGTTCGGAATTTTCCCCGTCGAGGGCGGACAGTCGTGGGACGGCGTCGTCGAGCACTGTCAGCTCGCCGAAGACGTCGGCTTCGAGTCCTGCTGGGTCAACGACCATCAGGCGACCGAAGGCGAGAACTACTGGCCCTCGCCGCTAACGCGGCTGACCAGCATCGGTACCGGCACCGAAGAGCTCGAGCTGGTTACGTCGGTGTTGATCCTGCCGCTGTACCACCCGTTGCACGTGGCACAGCGAGCGGCGATGCTCGACAACATCTCCAACGGGCGACTCACGCTGGGCGTCGGTCTCGGTTACGTCGAGGAGGAGTTCGAGGCGTTCGACGTTCCAATGGACGAGCGTGCTGGGCGAATGATCGAGGGATTGCGCTTCCTCGATGAATTCCTCTCGTCGGACCAACCTATTACCTTCGAGTGTCCGTTCTTCTCGGTGGAGGACTGGCAGCCGCTCCCGCCGACGGTCCAGCAACCCCGTCCGGATCTCTGGGTCGGCGGCTGGGGCGACAAACAGATCGCCCGCTCGGTGAAGTTCAGCGACGCCTGGGTGCCAGGCGTCGTCGCCGACCTCGGCATCGTCGAAGATCGAAAGGAACAGCAGCGCGAGCACATCGCAGACACCGACCAGAGCTGGGAGGAAATCGAACACCCGCTGATGCGCGAGGCGGTCATCGCCGAAACCGAGGAAGAAGTGATGGAACGCAAGGAGTACGTCCACCGGACCTACATCGACGAGTACGGCGGCGAGTTCTCGCATCCGCTGATGACGGCCGATTCCGTCGAAGACTTCGAGGAACTTGCTGACGACCGGTTCATCTACGGGACGCCCGAACAGATCGTCGAGCAAATCACGTCGATCCAAGAGCGGTTCCCGCTGGACCACCTCGCGCTCCGCTTCCATCACTCGGGTATGCCGAAGGACCTCGTCGAGGATCAGATCCGGCTGTTCGGCGAGGAAGTTATCCCCGAGTTCGAGTAG
- a CDS encoding dihydrodipicolinate synthase family protein translates to MPLSADQVRDRLRGVAVGLLTPFDDDLEIEHEKLAENARTLYDEGVQTFLATANISEYHSLSTNERVAVAETSVDALPDDACVLAGVGGSTSHAQELIRAYDDVGVDAMMIMPPDHTYIHEQGLLEYYRELDSATDTPLVPYVRGFDPSVDYLAGLTRVDGVVGIKYALEDPVKLGAGINAGADDVVWVDGLAEPFAVSFWAEGAEGFSAGVSNFRPEIGLELYEALSDGDWERARKLRDICLPYQNFRGETGQDNEIPGAISVSAVKKGLELAGLNAGGGAVREPIRPLSAEEERRAEDLYRQLEDDIESLIE, encoded by the coding sequence ATGCCGTTGTCAGCCGACCAGGTACGGGACCGACTCCGCGGTGTAGCCGTTGGCCTGCTCACACCCTTTGACGACGATCTCGAGATCGAACACGAGAAGCTGGCCGAGAACGCACGGACACTCTATGATGAAGGCGTTCAGACCTTCCTCGCGACTGCGAACATCAGCGAGTATCACTCCCTCTCGACGAACGAACGCGTCGCCGTCGCGGAGACGAGCGTCGACGCACTCCCCGATGACGCCTGCGTCCTCGCCGGCGTCGGCGGGAGCACGAGCCACGCGCAGGAACTGATTCGCGCCTACGACGACGTCGGCGTCGACGCGATGATGATCATGCCGCCGGATCACACGTACATCCACGAGCAGGGGCTGCTCGAGTACTATCGCGAACTCGATTCGGCGACGGACACGCCGCTGGTGCCGTACGTGCGGGGCTTCGATCCGTCCGTCGACTACCTCGCCGGACTGACGCGCGTCGACGGCGTCGTCGGGATCAAGTACGCGCTCGAGGATCCCGTCAAACTCGGCGCGGGCATCAACGCCGGCGCGGACGACGTGGTCTGGGTCGACGGGCTGGCGGAGCCGTTCGCCGTCTCGTTTTGGGCTGAAGGTGCCGAAGGGTTCTCCGCCGGTGTGAGCAACTTCCGGCCCGAAATCGGGCTCGAGTTGTACGAGGCGCTTTCGGACGGCGACTGGGAGCGCGCCCGAAAACTGCGAGATATCTGCCTTCCCTATCAGAACTTCCGCGGCGAAACCGGCCAGGACAACGAGATTCCGGGTGCGATCAGCGTCTCGGCGGTCAAGAAGGGGCTCGAGCTCGCCGGGCTCAACGCCGGCGGCGGCGCCGTCCGCGAACCGATCCGTCCGCTTTCGGCCGAGGAAGAACGCCGTGCGGAGGACCTCTACCGGCAACTCGAGGACGACATC